Part of the Serinus canaria isolate serCan28SL12 chromosome 1, serCan2020, whole genome shotgun sequence genome is shown below.
TGCATGCAAAAATTGTCGGCCAATCTAAGCCactaaaaacattttatcaGTCACTACATACTAGTAACAATGTATCTGTTGCCCTAGAATTGAAATTCATATGAAGTGCATACTATCAATGAAAACCAACTAGggacaaaatagaaaaaaattcaaaaaatattAGTTGTTCTTACCAATATAGCTATGAAAGTACAGATTAATGTTGCCAGTGGAGTCACTGAAGGGAGGACAGTGTGCTGAAACTCTTGAACCAGCCCTCCTGTCATGGAGGCTTTAGGGATTTTTGTACCATCAAGAAAATTGCACTTTAAccctaaaaacaaaacattaaaaagcatAAACTGATAAATGCTAATGTAGAAAATGAAGTAGCTGAACTAAGTACATGGccaagttttttctttttctaaaggaCGGCAGAGGGAAGTGATTGATCTCTGACCTACTGCTGGTAATTTACGCACTAGATTATGTGGACAACCATATGATTTATGGCAATCTGAAAACATAATTTACTGCCTacatttcaaacacagaagACTGAAACCCAGAGAGCTCGATCTGCAAACAGGCACCAAAAAGCAAGATTACCATACTGACCAAGAATTGTCAGTGCTTTATCCATGGCATTATACAAAGCCCAGAAGTTGGGGGCCCAATAGGCATGGCAGAGACCTCGCTTGAAAGGGAAGAGCCGTGAAATGACTTGAGGCAGCTGACCCTACAGAAAACAAGTCCAAAGGAATGGCCATTTTAGATGAAACACggtttatatttttataacaaaattTTCTAACTGTTCAGGGGAGTAACATGAAAGGGGTTATTACCAATACTAGGAAGGGTCCCAGTGAAAGAGCAGAAACAAGACAGACAATCAGTCCCAGAAGAGTTACATGAAGAAAGCTGAAACTTCTCCACTTCAGGGATCCATCTACAAGAAACAAAGACTAAAGAAATAGCTGCTGTGGGAAGTGGAAAGGGAGACAAAGCATTCTTCACTGACAAGGAATTGCTAGCACCTATCTAAAAGGGCAATGCAGTTCTTTTATGTCAATATATTCAGTTTCTTCCTTCAACagctggcattttttttttgcccacaCTGCAGCTCCTACATTATACAAGCTTTCAAGTATTTTCCAAATTTACCTTCCCCGTTCACATGAGGAGTATCAGGCATGTTTCAATGCTAAAAAGTGGGGAGAAACTCAAAGAAGGTCTTTGAAATAGTTTCTAATACTGTCTAATTGTTCCATATCCAGAATAATTCTTATGGCTTCCAAGTGCCACCTGCAGCTTGTTTGTGTTGATTTTTCTTAGTAAAGAACTCTTAAAGGAACAGGAATTTTACAAAACAAGTCTATTTCAAAGATCCTTCAAGATCCTAGCAATTCTGCTGTcaagcagaatttttctttgaGCCATTTTGTTCCAATTCTATCTGCCAAGTCTTGAGTGCTCCCCTAGTTCCAGTGATTAACACAACTCCCCCAAAAGCCAGTGAGGAAAACCCCATCTTACCTGCATTATTTGCAGTAAAGCAGTAGGATCGTAACAAATAAATGCCATATGCAGGGGCCACATACACATAGATGTGTTTGAAATGCAGAAGTACAGCAAAAAGAAGAGCACCCTCCAAGTAccttttctgaaagaaaacaaaacaaaaccaaagcttttCTCTTTGTAGTCACTTTTAATTGTACTCCTAAGATGATGGGACATTTATTATAAGTATTAAAAAGGGTATTTACTTCAAATTACAAATTTAATAGTGTTATGCGTAACAGGTATGGACAAGGAGCTACCCTGTAACAAAATCACCTGTTCACAGCCTCAGAAGTATGTTTTCTAAGGACTGGTGATTTGGAAGAAGATAAAATGCCAATAAATTATGCCACACTGCTCAGGGGTAACACTGAACATAGCTTTCTTATTGGGAAATATAGCTTTCTTATTGTAGCATCAGCAAGCGATTATGGTGAGTTTCAAGTTCTTCTCTTTGCCACAAGCTCAAGAAACAATTAGACATCCAGCTTCACACAGCTCAACATGAAGCCACTACCATTGCCCACAACACAAGCAGCCCTGTGAACTGAATTAATACACCCAAAATACACATGGCAATAAACAGACAAGAGTCACTTGGGTTTACCTGACACAGCCGAGCAACAGAAAGAAGCATCAGCCCAAAGAGGAAGCCATTGTACTGGAAATGAATATCTGAACTTGAGTCAAGGCATAAAGCAAGCTTTCTTTACTATTGTGTGTTCTGGAGAACACACACTTTTgaggaataaattaaaatagaatttaaatcAAGAAAGCATCCTTAAATTCACAGTACATAGACACAAGTCATTATTTACCCTTACCTCCAAAGTAAGACACAAATTACACTAATGCTGGCATCTTACCTTGATGAAATGGAACACAACAATCTACACATATATTGTGCAAATttcataatattaaaaaaaaaaggttaaatcTACACTTTTAAAGTTATTAGTTTCTGCCACACATTGGTTAATGGATGGTGACAACAGCCCTCACTTTTCTACCACTTCTAAGCAGGCAATATAAGCAAGAACTAtgacaaagaaaattaagtcCTTCCTTTAAATGCACAGCAGGAACTGCAATTTCCAAAGTTATTTTCATACAGGATATGGACCTGTTGGAAGGCATTCAGAGAAAGCTAGGAAGATCCTCAGAGGACTGAAGCACCTCTGctatggagacaggctgagataGCTGGGGTTATTTCAGCCTGAAAAGGAAAAACGCTGGGGAGAACGTGTAGCTCCGTTAGAAGGTGCTCTAAGAGAGCTGGACAGGGACTTTTGACAAGGGCACAGAATGATagggcaagggggaatggttttaaactaaaagaggtgagatttagattggatattaggaaaaaattctttattgtgagagTGATGAGGGACTGGcataggttgcccagagaagttgtagatgccccattcctggaagtgtttaaggtCAGGCTGaatgaggctttgagcaacctgtggtctaatggaaggtgtccctgctaaggcaggggtttggaactaaatgatctttaaagtcctgtccaaaccaaaccactctACAATTCCATGATTGTTCTTTAGAAAGACTTCCTAATTCCCATATAAAGTTAAACAAATTGAATACACTCTGAATCTTAAATCACTTTGAAGATTTTCCTTGCCACACGACAAACTTGGAACCACACCCACAATACAGAACTATTCTGCTAATACTCCTGTAGGTGTGCAGAGGAGGAACAGCCAGCAGAACAGGCACACTGCTGACAGACTGGTTGGTCCACTTCCACTTCTGGCAAATTGGACCAAGGACTGACTAACTTCCCTTTTGCCAAACAGTAAttctaatgaaaacaaaattatttaactaATCCCAgaaacaaacccagcagtgtTACTTGCTATGACTGCAATAATAATATAGGATTGTGCCACACATTGTAAGAGGCcgttaaaaaaccaaacaaaccacaaacaaccCACAATGGTTTGAAAGGATACGATCCACAATTAACAATCCAAAATTCCACAAGAGCAGAACAGCAAGAATAAATGTTGGTTTTTCCAGGATATCCTTTGCAGCTCGTTTTCCATTAATACATCTGCAGCACCTAAATAAgagcagaagaaacagaagcTTTAATTCAAACATACAAGCAAAAACATTGTTGGTTATAAGAGTTAAGAGCTGCACTTACTCTGAAGTTTGCCATTTTACCAGCATACAAGGCAACAATAAAATTCTCGCTAAATTCATCAAAGGCAGACAGCATCATGAACAAAGTCAAgtaaaaaaaggattttcaatTTCAATAGCTGTGGTGTGTTCCACATCCTAAAGCTTACATTATGTAATAGCCTCAGGTTCAAGTCTCCCACTCAGTAAGTGTAAAGCTGTCATAGCCTGATTGCCATCATGAGCAGCGTATTGCTACTTTTGGAAACAACATAGGGAGCTGTATTTAAGGTCCTCAGCTGGACGTGAACCCCTCCCTAGCTACTGCTGCCCCCTGCTATATTATGAGTTATTTCTGTTGGTTAAAAACAACTTAATACTTCTCAGTGTGAGCAATATGGTTCATATGACTTCTGAAAGCAGTCttaaatcacattaaaaagTTACAGATCATCTGTGTTGAAATGCTATTAGTGcaacctccctgccatgagcagaCCACCTTCAACTAGACCGGGCTGCTCAAatccccatccaacctggccttgaatttTTCCAGGCAGAGGGCATATATCACGCCTCTAGGCAAAATGACCCCGTGCAGACACCAGCCCTGAGCTTTCAGCCTCACATTCATACATCTGTGAGTCAaaacaataaaaggaaaagaaatcataatGCAAGGCTAGCTagcataaagaaaataaataaaggagcTTAGGCACGGCTCCAATCAGAGAATTTCCTACCCAGATTCTGagcagaaagaataaaattatggAAGACTCTTATAGCCAAATCATTAAGGTAGGCAATGTATTTCTCAGAACACCCCCACAACCTCTACTCTTTTGggataaggaagaaattcttcataaAGTCAGGCCTCACTGAAAGCATCCAATCCTAATTACATTAGACTTGGAATAATCAGTTTATAATTAAAAACACTGGAGAAACTTTGCATATTTGATGATACTGCCGTTTCGTGACAGATTTCCTTTATGCTTCTAGAAGAACTGAGTAATCAGAAaagtaacaagaaaaaatttGTTCTGAGCACACCAGCTGTCCTGTAACTCCTAGAAAATGAGTTCAGTGACAGAAGCAAACACATGAAACAGAAGCTGGTGTCCAAGTGCCTGCAAATCCATCACATGTAGTGCAAGTGTATCTCCCAGAAGAACAGGTTATCTTGTGTTTAGCAGTGTATTCCAAGATCCTCCTTGTAACTCTAGCATTTCCCTTCCTTTACAAGCTTATTTGTACAAATAGTTATTTGTTGTGGCTACAGAACAAGCCCACAAATGAAGGACTGTCCCTAAAATCAGAACATTAAGACTTACTCATGAACTGCATATATGAAGAGGGTATCTGTAAAGATGACAGAAAACCTTTGGAAGAAGACAGTTGCACGACTGGTGTAATTCAAGTTTTCAACAACCAACATCTGGGGATCAAAGTACTTGGCAATGTGAGAAAGTACATATtcaaaccaagcaaaaaatgGTGGATAATCCAGGGTCCATTCCGAGGTCGCCTAAAGACAAAATAAGATTAAATAGTTGATAACAAACCATGCTGTTTGCAGTCCTTCAGGTACAGCTCACTGCAGCAAACCAGCTAAGGCATTTTCTCTCAGTACCCTCTCTGTAACTCAAACCACTCCACAATCAGTAGCCACCTCTGTGGTGCTGTAAGCTGTTCTCCTGCAGTACTGGTAGAGATGTGACATTTCCTGATTAGCAGGAAAAGATTAAAGAGCATCTTGTGCACCTGCACTTAACCAGTATATAACTGTTTGTTATCTATAAATCTATTTACAGTAATAGGGCCATTATTACAAAATCTCAGTAAAATAGCTCAAAGCCAATATTTGTCTATACTGGAGTGATCACCAACACTATCAGCCTTGCTCCAGCCTCAAAATTACTTTCACTCATCAGTTAGCAAGTCTTAACTCTCAATCATATCAAGCTCAAATGGCATTATGTGATCTCTTCCCATAAGGACAGTTCCTATGCCCTGACCAAGAATAAACTCCTTGGCTGTGGAAATAGGAGAGGAAGAGGCGTGAACAGAGCAGGTTGGGATGGGGTATATTTTTTCAGAGAGCATGTTCCCAAATGCTTATGCTGTATAGATGAAAGGTATCCTACGTTTTGGCATAGGGTAAATGCTGGCATTATAAAAATTTGTTTGTAAAACAGTCCTTGGAACAGTCCTACAAAGTTCTGACCTGCACAAATCTTTACTTCTACATGTTTATGTGAGGTACCAGACACTACAGTATCTATCTATCCCTGTACTCCAGCAGATACCAGGGGACAGATTAAAACCCAATTAGGTAGGCTGAGTCTGACAAACCTAAATGTGATTTGTTTAGATAAAAATCAATGCATGCTACTAGCACACCTTTGAGCCTTCTGAGCAAAGGCTCAAAACTTTAACAGAGTGATTGATTTCATAATGGAAAGATGTGTATACCCATTAGCATGACTCACTCTTTATTCTGGTAACTGTGCATCACCAATGAGAAGAGCACAGACACCAGCAATTTCAGAGTACAATGCAACTTGCTCTGGTGCTACACAGCCTTTCCAATAACCCAAGTGCCTTAACTGCTTTTCCCATTTAGCCTTCATAAGTACTGCAGCTTCCCCAACTAACTTTCATTTTTTAGCTAAATGTTACACAAGGCCAGCAAATTGTGACTGGCATCTTTTTGTCCCACTATATGACAGTCCCAACCATCCCTTGCAGCATTCACAAGGTCTGTCGTACCCAATGTGCTTGTAAGTCAtacaaaaacaccccaaacatGTCCTTACCTCGAAGTACCACTGAGAGAGGGGCAAGTTGTGGGTGATGGCGAGCCAGTTCCTATGGACTTCAAAATCTGTGGAGTAACTACAGAAGGTGCACATTAAGAGTTACATACCTGCATGCACTAAGAAGGGAAAGAATTCAGAGCACATCACCACGTGCAGATAAAAAGGAAGCCACTCTATTTATCAGCTCTAGGACGCCACTGCCATCAAGTAACAGAAACAGTGATGCTGCTCAAGGATTTTGTGCCAAAGATAtatcctagaatggtttgggttgggagaggCCctaaagaccatctcattccaaccaccctgccatgggcagggacaccttccaccagaccaggtttctcaaagccccatccaacctggcctagAGGATTGCCAGGGACGGGGTATGCACAGATTCTATTCTCTTGGCAGCCtttgccagtgtctcaccaacctcacagtaaagatttttcttctgatgtcTGATCTAAATCTCTcattttatttagtttaaaaccattcctcCCTGTCCTATGACTGACCATGTAAAAAGTCACTAATACAGGTGCTTATAGAGCAAGAACTATTTATAGCTTGGCTTTTTCGGACAATTAATGCGAAATTTCAAGTTCTAACTGAAGtttaacagcaattttttaaggcttttcctcataataaaaacttaaaatcaCAAAGCATTAATGTTTAAGCACACTTTCAGCCTTCCCGAACAGCAGCCAGCCGGAACGGACCAGAAGGGCTTCCAAAGAGGAAAGGATAGCTGTGCCACTCGGCGGAGGCAGCGCCGCCTCGCTTTCCTTGGAAGTCAGGAGTCACATGGACCTTCAGGGCCTCCTCAGGATCGCGGAGCCACGCTGCCCGCGGTCGGTCGCTCTCGGGGGTTCGCGGCAGCCCTacgccccccgcccccgcccccgTCCCCGTCCCGTCCGGCGCTCAGGGAAGCTCCTTACTAGGCAGGGATGAGGAGGCACTTCAGGAAGGACACGCCGAGCGCCAGCGCGCGGAACCAGCCGCGGCCGCCCGCCGCCATGGCGCGCGCCCCCTCTACGCAtgcgccgctcccgccgcgcgGGTTTGAAGCGCGCGCGCCCGCCGCGCTCGTGGCGTCGGGAGCCGGGCTGCGCGTGCGCGGGGAGGGCGGGGCTCCGTGAGGCGCCGGAACCGGAGCGAATTGGAAGGGAGGGCACTTAGCTTGGGTAtcagaaattctttgctgtgaaggtggtgaggcactggcacaggaaaTCGGTTAATTATTAGCCTGCACGAACACAGATAAAGAATTAAATAAGAGAACGCCTTAGACCAAAAATCAGCACTGGATCAAGAGGCGCGGGAAGAATGAGGGCATGGACTGAGGGTATAAAATCTCAGGGTCTTGTTTGTTGAGCATCCCACTGTGCAGACACCCAGCCTGAGCTGACCTGCTGCTGTACCAGGCTATTACTATTTACTCTTAGAAATCCAGCACCTGAGACTGCTAGGGAAGCTCGGGTTGAGGCCGAAGGAGGAGGAAGCATGCCTGAGGAGTTGGTTGGTGCTGTGAGGCCACCCAGCCTCCCGCGGGCAGAAGCTGCTTTAAAGTACACCAGCTTAGCTTTGCTCCAGGGAGCTCCACCTCCAACCTGTGCGGCTGCTGTCCAAGTCAGCTTCCAGGTACAAAGTTGTTCCTTTCAGAGGAACGGCCtccatttttttcaaatactttcctgccagcctggagggTGGATGCGTACAAGGCTGATGACTTTTTAGCTTCCTTACAGCAAACCTCCATCTATGTAAGAATAGTATCTTGTAGGAGCTGCATGGAATCATGCAGTTAACAtgttcaatttttattttcctatacAGCAGCAATGTATTATTTGCTCATGCTCAGGAACTAGAGACAAGTCTAACAGCAGTAATGCATCAGGGTTTATGAAGGAGGTCCTCACTGGACAAACAAAtcctgtttttaaatgtttgaaacGTAAATGCGCTAACGCATTTTaaatggttttcattatttaCAAAGGCTTGTTCATCCAAGTTTTCTACAACGGCACTAATTCCTGGGGACCTTGCAATTCCCAGCCACTGAGAGGTCGAGGTAAGCATTACAAGGAGGCAGTGGtaagaaaaagggaaagctACAAGTGCAGCAAGTACCACTCATGCTTTTTTGTCAAGAAATATGTCAGGCAGAACACCTCCTGCTTCattcacattttatttactATACACTTATCTAAAATACATATTAGTAACAGTTCACAGAAGGagttaaaagcagaagaatgcaatcagatttttaaatgtgataGCCCTACAGGGCCTCTGTGAAGGTGGTAAGCAATGAAGACCCATCTTTTCACACTTTTCAAACACTACTGATTCAAAAGCATGGCTTTTAGTGAGTTGGGGTCCAAAATCTGATCAATGGGAAAATCCCACCATTAGGAGTTGGAGCATGAAAATACTGAGGGGAATGCCCAAAggatgaggagaaaggaaattattacaGCCCTCCCCTAtagctccttttctttttttctgaattcccgggaaaaaaattccttctgttATTCCCAGGTGAACCTGTGAATTTGATCTGGACATTTATATGCAATCAGCCCTTCTTGCACTGACTATCTGTGACTGCCTGTACTCATTCACATGTGGCACTGCTCCTGGGAGGGCCCCATACTAGCACTTCCTGTACCCTGCATGTTTGTGTCCATCAGCACGTAGATGCAGAATGGaagtcaaatattttaaaatacatggaaaTTCTGAGCAGAGGCACCAAGTTCTACAGGATGGGGTGAAAATAAAACTGCCCAGAGGAGTCTTCTTTGTAACTTCTTCATTAATCTGTGAACTATCAGAAGTTCCTAGGCTTATTTTCCACAGTCTATGGCTGAAGGCAGTATTTATCACTTCCACCAACCTTGTATACAGACTCCACCAGCCTTTCCACCTCGCTTTTTATTCCTGGGAATAAATGTGATTGACTGCAGATATGAACTGCAGATATTTGCTGCCTGTGAACTCGAGCAGCAATTTATACTCAACAATCCAGTTATAAAGTTCTAAGTACAGCAGTGCAAATGCTTGGTGATTTGAAGCACACGTACATGCAAATTAAAGCAAAGCTGACTGCTCCTGAGAAGCTACTAACATAAGTCTTGGCATGACCCATATTTAAAGTGCATAATAGAAGATTAAAACTGGAAAGGACCAGTAAATCATTCTAATCAAAGACTCTTGTAGCAAAATCTTTGTCTCCATTGTTATCTtgctgggtttcttttttctcctgaacatatcaagatatttttattctccCCCTTATAAATCCTGGATTTCTTGTTAATGTGAATTCTTTCAGATCTAACTTTTTACAActacttcttttatttctttgccaCTGCCTGCAGAAACAGATGCTCCTCGCATCAACTCCTCCCTTTAACAGCTGTATAAACTAAGTATCTCTTATTATTTATATACAGTATTAGTCTCATCATTGTAACTGGACATGTTTAGGTATTTAAGAGATATCAAGCctaaaaatacataaagaaaTCCATGAGTGATTCTTTCTGGAGTCCATTAAGATGTTTTGTAATAGTCTTTTTGCCATGTAAGAAATACCACTGTGCTATGCACATGTCCAGATCTAAGAATGCCATTAGACTGCAGGTAAAATCTTATTTATCATCAGTCCTGGCTCTGGTATTCTTCTCCTCTAACATTACTGAACACTCTATTCAGTGGtcatttagggaaaaaaaaaaaaattgcagggCTTTGCCTCATTTTGTACACTAAGGTATTGAGAGAGACAGGCATATGGCAGAATCAGGAGTTGTGCACCAAGACATAgaagaaaacagacacaaaactttaagggaagaaaatgtcACTAGAtcctttccaggaaaaaaaaaagtttgttctAAGAGTGAATATTCCACtcagcagtgaaataatttctagaTGTTACTGTTAATAAATGCAAAGTGCTTTTCATGACTAGTGATGGGGTTGTGCTATACTTAGCATGGCTTTATGCATGTTTGCTTCTCTTTAATTCAGGAAAACTCTTGAGAAGAATCATTATCAGTGCTGCTGACTGGCAAACAAAAGCACATTACACCTCCAGGGCTCAGAAAAAGAAGGTAAACAAAAACCAGCTATTCAGataaaatgcaaacaaatgcTCTGGAGAGAGAATGTTCCTATAAACAGTCATTATATTCTAACTCACAGACTGCAGAATTCAGGAGCAGCTATAAATTGAGCTTAGTGTGGAGTTTGAAATAGCAGCTGCATTTGTAGAACATATGTTTGACTGCAATCACAAGTGATTCACTTACCGCCCATTTCCAGTATAAATAGTACCTCATACTTAAGCATGTTTATTGTGCTTAGCAAGTTTGAGGTACATCaggtttttctgttccttccaAAGCATGGCTTCACTCATGTCTTTGTACTGGTTGGAAATTTTGCATCTATCTATGTATATAAAAAGAGATATTTTGCATCTCAATGTCTGTTAATAAATGCCAGAGAGATCTGGGGCCACCTGTACCTTTTACTGACTTAGTTGCATGAGCACAAATAAATGTGTATTCAATTTGTTCATCTGCATAACAGACTCATGGATTAAAGTACTCCAGATGAAGATCAGAGTCCAGTTCTCTCCTTTTACAGACTCCTCTTACTTGCCTTTCAccaagaaaaatgcagtaatgATACAACTCTCccatggaatattttattttgctgaaacagaatggagcagaactgatccagAGCTCTAAAAGGTGTAGGTCAGACCCCCTCCACCCTTCCAAATGAGATCTAAGCCCATTGCTCTTACCTTTGGATAAACTCAAGGTgatgggaaaaaacaaatttctaCTGGTATTATTTTAGTCATGACATACAAGAGCTCCAGTTACAGATCATT
Proteins encoded:
- the ALG8 gene encoding probable dolichyl pyrophosphate Glc1Man9GlcNAc2 alpha-1,3-glucosyltransferase isoform X1, translated to MLVVENLNYTSRATVFFQRFSVIFTDTLFIYAVHECCRCINGKRAAKDILEKPTFILAVLLLWNFGLLIVDHIHFQYNGFLFGLMLLSVARLCQKRYLEGALLFAVLLHFKHIYVYVAPAYGIYLLRSYCFTANNADGSLKWRSFSFLHVTLLGLIVCLVSALSLGPFLVLGQLPQVISRLFPFKRGLCHAYWAPNFWALYNAMDKALTILGLKCNFLDGTKIPKASMTGGLVQEFQHTVLPSVTPLATLICTFIAILPSVFCLWFKPQGPRGFLQCLVLCALSSFMFGWHVHEKAILLAILPLSLLSIQRAKDAGIYLILATTGHFSLFPLLFTTPELPIKILLMLLFTVYSFSSLKSLFRREKLLLNWLETIYLIQLVPLEIFCEIIFPLTSWKQQFPFVPLLLTSVYCALGITYAWLKLYVSVLTERVPVRQKAE
- the ALG8 gene encoding probable dolichyl pyrophosphate Glc1Man9GlcNAc2 alpha-1,3-glucosyltransferase isoform X2 — protein: MAAGGRGWFRALALGVSFLKCLLIPAYYSTDFEVHRNWLAITHNLPLSQWYFEATSEWTLDYPPFFAWFEYVLSHIAKYFDPQMLVVENLNYTSRATVFFQRFSVIFTDTLFIYAVHECCRCINGKRAAKDILEKPTFILAVLLLWNFGLLIVDHIHFQYNGFLFGLMLLSVARLCQKRYLEGALLFAVLLHFKHIYVYVAPAYGIYLLRSYCFTANNADGSLKWRSFSFLHVTLLGLIVCLVSALSLGPFLVLGQLPQVISRLFPFKRGLCHAYWAPNFWALYNAMDKALTILGLKCNFLDGTKIPKASMTGGLVQEFQHTVLPSVTPLATLICTFIAILPSVFCLWFKPQGPRGFLQCLVLCALSSFMFGWHVHEKAILLAILPLSLLSIQRAKDAGIYLILATTGHFSLFPLLFTTPELPIKILLMLLFTVYSFSSLKSLFRREKLLLNWLETIYLIQLVPLEIFCEIIFPLTSWKQQFPFVPLLLTSVYCALGITYAWLKLYVSVLTERVPVRQKAE